The Polyangiaceae bacterium genome includes a region encoding these proteins:
- a CDS encoding SCP2 sterol-binding domain-containing protein — protein MTDVPTTPKEFFTQYLPSRFEAMKAGLSGKSSSGSMVFRVTGAGEWTLRLKDGELEVSEGMQDDVIIQVTVGPEDFEPIFVQGAIMQGDAELKPEQQVMAFKALTVDAERVKLVKNIQGTVAFVVDAGGPAHKLGITPGNGTPKLDAPDCRLECKMNDFMDMQTGKQNPMQLAMSGKIKIVGNAQIPMALSGVFV, from the coding sequence ATGACCGACGTCCCGACGACACCGAAGGAGTTCTTCACCCAGTACCTGCCCTCGCGCTTCGAGGCGATGAAGGCGGGCCTGTCCGGAAAGTCCTCCAGCGGGTCGATGGTGTTTCGCGTGACCGGCGCCGGGGAGTGGACGCTGCGCCTGAAGGACGGCGAGCTCGAGGTGAGCGAGGGCATGCAGGACGACGTCATCATCCAGGTGACCGTCGGCCCCGAGGACTTCGAGCCGATCTTCGTGCAGGGCGCCATCATGCAGGGCGACGCGGAGCTCAAGCCGGAGCAGCAGGTGATGGCCTTCAAGGCCCTGACCGTGGACGCCGAGCGGGTGAAGCTCGTGAAGAACATCCAGGGCACGGTGGCCTTCGTGGTGGACGCGGGCGGCCCCGCGCACAAGCTCGGGATCACCCCGGGCAACGGCACCCCGAAGCTCGACGCGCCGGACTGCCGGCTCGAGTGCAAGATGAACGACTTCATGGACATGCAGACGGGCAAGCAGAACCCGATGCAGTTGGCCATGAGCGGCAAGATCAAGATCGTCGGCAACGCCCAGATCCCAATGGCGCTGTCCGGCGTGTTCGTCTGA
- a CDS encoding PilZ domain-containing protein — protein MQDKRVHPRVQVEISVSCERKDGPPVAGVVRDVSMGGMFVESAESLAFGTELSIAMKISGTDLKLPGTVRWAKPGGFGVQFGLLGAKETHTIARMLKG, from the coding sequence GTGCAAGACAAACGCGTTCACCCTCGGGTCCAGGTAGAGATCAGCGTATCCTGCGAGCGCAAGGACGGTCCGCCCGTGGCCGGGGTCGTCAGAGACGTGAGCATGGGCGGCATGTTCGTCGAGTCGGCGGAGAGCCTGGCGTTCGGCACCGAGCTTAGCATCGCCATGAAGATTTCCGGCACGGACCTCAAGCTGCCGGGCACCGTGCGCTGGGCAAAGCCGGGCGGGTTCGGGGTTCAGTTCGGGCTGCTCGGCGCCAAGGAAACGCACACCATCGCCCGCATGCTCAAGGGCTAG